From Salinicoccus roseus, one genomic window encodes:
- the pstA gene encoding phosphate ABC transporter permease PstA translates to MELIDKKTIGKKLNGRLLLNKVLKYIFLLCTLVGLVVLATLLIDTIIDGWSYLTTDFFTNFSSSRPENAGIRGALIGTLWLMATTAPIAIILSVGTALYLEEYAPKNKLTDFIKINISNLAGVPSVVFGLLGLTLFVRMAGLGNSVLAAALTMSLMILPVIVVASQEAIRSVPSSIREASIGMGATKWQTITRIILPASLPGIITGIILALSRAIGETAPLVVIGIPTILLFTPTGVFDTFSALPMQIFSWVKMPNPEFQSITAAAILVLLFILFLMNSVAIYIRNKYSKRF, encoded by the coding sequence ATGGAACTGATTGATAAAAAGACGATAGGAAAGAAACTGAATGGACGGCTTCTGCTCAACAAGGTGCTGAAGTACATCTTTCTTCTGTGCACCCTCGTTGGACTGGTCGTCCTGGCAACCCTGCTGATCGACACGATCATCGATGGCTGGAGCTACTTGACGACCGACTTCTTCACGAATTTCAGCTCGAGCCGCCCTGAAAACGCAGGCATCAGAGGTGCCCTGATCGGTACTTTGTGGCTGATGGCAACTACAGCACCCATCGCAATCATCCTGTCTGTAGGTACAGCCCTATATCTGGAGGAATATGCTCCAAAAAATAAGCTTACAGACTTCATAAAGATAAACATCTCCAATCTTGCGGGCGTTCCTTCAGTCGTGTTCGGTCTGCTCGGCCTTACGCTGTTCGTCAGAATGGCCGGACTCGGAAATTCCGTCCTTGCTGCGGCACTGACGATGTCGCTCATGATCCTGCCTGTAATCGTTGTGGCTTCCCAGGAGGCCATCCGGTCGGTACCCTCCTCCATCCGTGAAGCATCCATCGGCATGGGGGCAACAAAATGGCAGACGATCACCCGGATCATCCTCCCCGCCTCATTGCCGGGGATCATCACTGGAATCATTTTGGCACTCTCCCGTGCCATAGGAGAGACGGCGCCGCTCGTCGTCATCGGCATACCGACGATCCTGCTGTTCACACCGACAGGCGTATTCGATACATTCTCAGCCCTGCCGATGCAGATATTCTCATGGGTCAAAATGCCGAATCCGGAATTCCAGTCCATTACAGCGGCAGCGATACTCGTGCTTCTGTTCATCCTTTTCCTGATGAACTCCGTAGCAATATATATAAGGAATAAATACTCTAAGCGTTTTTAA
- a CDS encoding argininosuccinate synthase, with product MKEKVVLAYSGGLDTSVTIQWFIDKGYDVVAVCLDVGEGKDLDIVHQKALDMGAIESHVIDTTKEFADEFVAYAIYGNSMYEGKYPLVSALSRPLISKKLVEIAHEANADYVAHGCTGKGNDQVRFEVAIQGLDPTLKVLAPVREWTWSREEEIDYAKEKNIPIPINLDSPYSIDQNLWGRSNECGVLEDPWNKPPEDAYDLTSNIADAPDEAEELVLTFKEGLPTAINGASYDLDDLIIKLNEIAGAHGVGRIDHVENRLVGIKSREVYETPGAKVILTAKHDLETITLTKDIAHFKPVIEQKFAEQVYNGLWFSPLSDSLRKMLKDMQQPVNGEVRVELYKGNVTVTGRRSDNSLYNEKLATYTNEDAFNQDASVGFIEIFGLPTKVKSMLESGVKLYD from the coding sequence ATGAAGGAAAAAGTGGTATTGGCATATTCAGGTGGTTTGGATACAAGTGTAACCATCCAATGGTTCATTGATAAAGGATACGATGTCGTGGCAGTCTGCCTGGACGTTGGAGAAGGAAAAGACCTTGATATCGTTCATCAGAAGGCTTTGGATATGGGCGCAATCGAATCCCATGTCATCGATACGACGAAGGAATTCGCTGATGAGTTTGTTGCATATGCAATCTACGGCAACTCGATGTATGAAGGGAAATATCCGCTGGTCTCTGCGCTGAGCCGTCCGCTCATCTCGAAGAAGCTTGTCGAGATAGCGCATGAAGCGAATGCAGACTACGTGGCGCACGGATGTACAGGTAAAGGGAACGACCAGGTGCGCTTCGAAGTGGCGATACAGGGACTGGATCCGACACTCAAGGTGCTTGCACCTGTACGCGAATGGACATGGAGCAGGGAAGAAGAAATCGATTATGCAAAAGAGAAGAACATTCCAATTCCAATCAATCTGGATTCCCCTTATTCCATCGACCAGAATCTCTGGGGCAGAAGCAACGAATGCGGCGTGCTGGAAGATCCTTGGAACAAGCCGCCGGAAGATGCCTATGACCTCACAAGCAACATCGCTGACGCACCGGACGAAGCAGAAGAGCTCGTACTCACTTTCAAAGAAGGGCTCCCGACTGCAATCAATGGTGCCTCCTATGACCTGGATGACCTCATCATCAAGCTCAACGAAATTGCAGGTGCACATGGGGTTGGAAGAATCGACCACGTCGAGAACAGGCTCGTCGGCATCAAATCCCGTGAAGTCTATGAAACACCGGGTGCCAAAGTGATTCTCACAGCGAAACATGATCTCGAGACGATCACCCTCACGAAGGATATCGCACACTTCAAACCGGTCATCGAACAGAAGTTTGCTGAACAGGTATACAACGGCCTATGGTTCTCCCCGCTGTCCGATTCATTGAGGAAGATGCTCAAGGATATGCAGCAGCCTGTCAATGGCGAAGTCCGCGTCGAATTGTACAAAGGAAACGTCACTGTTACCGGCAGACGTTCAGACAACAGCCTCTACAACGAAAAACTGGCGACCTACACGAATGAAGATGCCTTCAACCAGGATGCTTCCGTTGGATTCATAGAGATCTTCGGACTTCCGACAAAAGTGAAATCCATGCTCGAAAGCGGAGTGAAGCTTTATGACTAA
- the argH gene encoding argininosuccinate lyase, whose amino-acid sequence MTKKAWGGRFQGEALEWVDAFNASIHFDKVLIEKDITGSIAHATMLAAQGIITAEERDKIIEGLKSVLDDYDAGRLEFSVQHEDIHMNVEHALISKIGEVGGKLHTARSRNDQIATDMHLYIKEKAYEIIEGIETLQYTILNLAKENIHVVMPGYTHLQRAQPVLFSHHIMAYFWMLKRDKDRFNDSLARIDLSPLGAGAISGTTFDIDREQTQELLGFSDIYQNSMDAVSDRDYIIETLSNISLVMVHLSRLSEEIIFWMSEEANFVQLSDQFTTGSSMMPQKKNPDMAELIRGKSARTTGALTSMLMLVKGLPLTYNKDLQEDKEGVFDAVTTVTGSLRIMTGMLETMTINEDVLEQTVEKDFSNATELADYLVEKGVPFRKAHEVVGELVLKCINDSKYLKDLSLAEFQAHHPSIDEDIYTVLTPKVVVDRRKSLGGTGTEAVEKQLSAAEATLSI is encoded by the coding sequence ATGACTAAGAAGGCCTGGGGCGGCAGATTTCAAGGCGAGGCCCTGGAGTGGGTGGATGCATTCAATGCATCCATCCATTTTGATAAGGTGCTGATTGAAAAGGATATCACCGGAAGCATTGCACATGCTACGATGCTCGCAGCGCAGGGCATCATTACAGCAGAGGAAAGGGACAAGATCATAGAAGGTCTGAAATCGGTGCTGGATGATTATGATGCAGGACGTCTTGAATTTTCCGTCCAGCATGAAGACATCCATATGAATGTCGAACATGCCCTGATCTCCAAAATAGGCGAAGTGGGTGGCAAGCTGCATACTGCACGCAGCAGAAATGATCAGATCGCCACAGACATGCACCTCTACATCAAAGAGAAGGCATATGAAATCATCGAGGGCATCGAGACGCTCCAATATACGATACTCAACCTTGCCAAGGAGAATATCCATGTCGTCATGCCGGGCTATACACATCTGCAGCGTGCGCAGCCCGTGTTGTTCTCGCATCACATAATGGCCTACTTCTGGATGCTCAAAAGGGACAAGGACCGTTTCAACGATTCACTGGCGCGCATCGACCTTTCACCGCTTGGCGCCGGTGCGATCAGCGGGACGACGTTCGATATAGACCGCGAACAGACCCAGGAGCTCCTTGGTTTCTCGGACATCTATCAGAACAGCATGGATGCTGTAAGTGACCGGGACTATATCATCGAAACGCTGTCCAACATCAGTCTCGTCATGGTCCACCTTTCGAGATTATCGGAGGAGATCATCTTCTGGATGAGTGAAGAGGCCAACTTCGTCCAGCTGTCCGATCAGTTCACGACGGGCAGTTCCATGATGCCGCAGAAGAAGAACCCTGATATGGCTGAACTGATCCGCGGCAAAAGTGCGCGTACGACAGGGGCGCTTACAAGCATGCTTATGCTCGTCAAGGGCCTGCCGCTCACCTACAACAAGGACCTTCAGGAAGATAAGGAAGGGGTATTTGATGCAGTGACGACGGTTACGGGATCCCTACGCATCATGACGGGGATGCTCGAAACGATGACGATAAACGAGGATGTGCTCGAACAGACCGTCGAAAAGGACTTCTCCAATGCTACGGAACTGGCCGACTATCTCGTGGAGAAGGGCGTGCCGTTCAGGAAGGCCCATGAAGTGGTCGGCGAACTGGTCTTGAAATGCATCAACGACAGCAAATATCTGAAGGATCTATCCCTCGCAGAATTTCAGGCGCACCATCCGTCCATCGATGAGGACATATATACTGTACTGACACCAAAAGTTGTAGTCGACAGAAGGAAGAGCCTTGGCGGAACTGGTACGGAAGCGGTTGAAAAGCAGCTTTCTGCAGCCGAGGCCACACTGTCCATATAG
- a CDS encoding YqgQ family protein: protein MAKDLTYINKLLLRYGIYVYDKDMGNMLTLMEMEIKELYSHGLISKEEYIEAVLILKRRKEG, encoded by the coding sequence ATGGCTAAGGATCTGACATACATCAACAAGCTGCTGCTCCGTTACGGCATTTATGTATACGACAAGGATATGGGGAACATGCTCACTCTCATGGAGATGGAAATAAAGGAATTGTATAGCCATGGACTCATATCGAAGGAAGAATATATAGAAGCAGTACTGATTTTGAAACGACGGAAAGAGGGATGA
- the phoU gene encoding phosphate signaling complex protein PhoU — MTYRGKFSDEMRRLYDNVNSLGYECYDRLKGSTSILSGDNTDDARRLVADDLRINRLEEEINTQAINLITTQQPVATDLRLIISSIKVADDLERISDNISNLGEVRKRVRITNERLLLRLSTMERLALLMLADVKTAYDTSDVDLCTEIITRDEDIDALFVQITTSDIFEETDAFLTGQSQLCAKYLERIGDHIKNMAEHVFYVLTGDKHESRKQMN, encoded by the coding sequence ATGACATACCGCGGAAAATTCTCCGATGAAATGCGGAGGCTGTATGACAATGTCAACTCGCTGGGATATGAGTGCTATGACCGTCTGAAAGGGAGCACCTCCATACTTTCAGGCGATAACACTGATGATGCGCGGCGGTTGGTTGCTGACGATCTCAGGATCAACAGGCTGGAAGAAGAGATCAATACACAGGCAATCAACCTGATAACGACCCAGCAGCCTGTAGCCACAGACCTCAGACTCATCATTTCGAGCATCAAAGTGGCCGATGACCTCGAACGCATCAGCGATAACATCAGCAATCTGGGAGAGGTGCGGAAGCGGGTGCGCATCACCAATGAAAGGCTTTTGCTGCGCTTGTCCACGATGGAGCGCCTTGCACTGCTGATGCTGGCCGATGTAAAGACTGCATATGACACCAGCGATGTCGACCTGTGTACAGAAATCATCACTCGGGATGAGGACATCGATGCACTCTTCGTCCAGATCACCACATCGGATATTTTTGAAGAGACCGATGCCTTTTTGACAGGGCAGAGCCAATTGTGTGCGAAATACCTTGAACGGATCGGGGATCATATAAAGAATATGGCGGAACATGTCTTCTATGTACTTACGGGGGACAAACACGAAAGCAGAAAACAGATGAACTAG
- a CDS encoding DUF2759 domain-containing protein — protein sequence MPFIDTGELFEIGGITIHIGVNAFSVLMLMIAIVGVWGLVAAVKNRNLLAVLFSFATVITFGFFAIATIFTYGYPDLAH from the coding sequence ATGCCATTCATCGATACTGGTGAACTGTTTGAAATTGGCGGTATTACCATCCATATAGGAGTCAACGCTTTTTCGGTACTCATGCTGATGATTGCGATCGTCGGCGTATGGGGACTTGTGGCTGCAGTCAAGAACAGGAACCTGCTGGCTGTTCTATTCAGCTTTGCTACAGTCATTACATTTGGATTTTTCGCAATTGCTACCATCTTTACATACGGTTATCCGGATCTGGCACACTAG
- a CDS encoding SDR family NAD(P)-dependent oxidoreductase, which produces MRYVFITGTTRGLGHALLDIFREDRIISISRSKVETDIELYREFHVDFLDEQALEEKVPEIFNSIEPEKGDEIYLINNAGTVNPVKSIANMDAQGFMDNYKINVLAPALLMKGYVNAFSDLQAAKRILTVSSGAALNPMEGWAAYCSSKAAVNMVSDVLRQEMDRLDYPIFTATYRPGVIDTDMQGEIRSADPDDFPDLETFKKYKESNRLYPPKVVAYVAQRIITSDNFGFSESYSISDFL; this is translated from the coding sequence ATGAGATATGTATTCATTACAGGCACAACCCGCGGGCTCGGGCACGCACTGCTCGATATATTCAGGGAGGACCGCATCATCAGCATTTCCCGTTCGAAAGTTGAAACGGATATTGAACTGTATAGGGAATTCCATGTGGACTTCCTGGATGAGCAGGCATTGGAAGAGAAGGTTCCTGAAATATTCAATTCGATCGAGCCGGAAAAAGGAGATGAAATCTACCTGATCAATAATGCCGGCACTGTAAACCCGGTCAAATCGATCGCCAACATGGACGCACAGGGCTTTATGGACAACTACAAGATAAATGTCCTCGCCCCCGCCCTTCTCATGAAGGGGTATGTAAATGCCTTCAGTGACCTGCAGGCGGCGAAGCGCATACTTACGGTTTCCAGCGGTGCCGCACTGAACCCGATGGAAGGATGGGCTGCCTACTGCAGTTCGAAGGCCGCTGTGAATATGGTGAGCGATGTGCTGCGCCAGGAGATGGACCGCCTCGACTATCCGATCTTTACAGCAACCTACCGTCCAGGGGTCATAGACACGGACATGCAGGGTGAGATCCGTTCTGCTGATCCGGATGATTTCCCCGACCTTGAAACATTCAAAAAATATAAGGAATCCAATCGTCTCTATCCGCCGAAAGTGGTGGCCTATGTTGCCCAGCGCATCATCACCTCCGACAACTTCGGCTTTTCCGAAAGCTACAGCATCAGCGATTTCCTATAA
- a CDS encoding 5-formyltetrahydrofolate cyclo-ligase, whose translation MSKKTLRKEMISTLSSMDEQYKKENEETLKSRLLDYIEKHDIGSVGIVLAMPHEMDTDDIISHLVRQGKLVYTPVCEYSSKQLNFCRFTSFDKVTKDEKNLRVPENTEDVNNSPDLIVVPGLIYSEEGYRIGYGGGFYDRFLSHYDGLKVSLLFEEQLGEVVVEHHDIPVDLLITPERIIDAEAKRENDA comes from the coding sequence ATGAGCAAAAAAACTCTGCGCAAGGAAATGATATCCACGCTCTCTTCCATGGATGAGCAATATAAGAAGGAAAATGAAGAGACACTCAAATCAAGGCTGCTCGATTATATAGAGAAGCATGATATCGGGTCGGTCGGCATCGTCCTGGCCATGCCGCACGAAATGGATACGGATGACATCATCAGCCACCTCGTAAGACAAGGGAAGCTGGTATATACGCCCGTATGCGAATACAGCAGCAAGCAGTTGAACTTCTGCAGGTTCACCTCATTCGATAAAGTCACGAAGGATGAGAAGAACCTGCGTGTTCCCGAAAATACGGAAGATGTAAACAACAGTCCCGATCTCATCGTCGTACCAGGGTTGATCTATTCTGAAGAGGGCTACCGCATCGGATATGGCGGCGGCTTCTATGACAGGTTCCTGAGCCACTATGATGGACTGAAAGTTTCCCTGCTGTTCGAGGAGCAGCTCGGTGAAGTAGTTGTGGAGCACCACGACATACCTGTGGACCTCCTGATCACACCGGAGCGGATCATCGACGCAGAAGCGAAGAGGGAGAATGATGCATAA
- a CDS encoding MBL fold metallo-hydrolase has translation MKIKVLPLGPLETNCYILEHEDEVLIIDPSGDADEIISAVEEGQTVKAVLLTHAHFDHIGALDEVASHFGVDVWIGREEQDWLGDASKNGSGKYRDMGLELIESSITPEIIGEGERRIGSFKFQVLHTPGHSPGSMSFLFEDFIVSGDVLFNGGIGRTDLYQANHLTLLNSIREKLYTLDDDLTVYPGHGPETTIGEEKTGNPFVRA, from the coding sequence ATGAAGATTAAAGTATTACCATTGGGACCATTGGAGACGAACTGCTATATTCTAGAGCATGAAGATGAAGTGCTGATCATCGACCCGTCAGGGGACGCAGATGAAATCATCAGTGCAGTCGAAGAGGGGCAGACGGTGAAGGCAGTACTGCTGACCCATGCACACTTCGATCATATCGGCGCACTTGATGAGGTCGCGTCCCATTTCGGGGTCGATGTATGGATAGGCAGGGAAGAGCAGGACTGGCTCGGTGATGCCTCGAAGAATGGATCAGGAAAGTACAGGGATATGGGGCTCGAGCTCATCGAATCCTCCATAACTCCAGAAATCATTGGAGAGGGGGAACGCCGGATTGGCAGCTTCAAGTTCCAGGTGCTGCATACACCAGGGCATTCACCCGGCAGCATGAGCTTCCTGTTTGAAGATTTCATCGTCTCCGGCGATGTCCTGTTCAATGGCGGCATCGGCCGGACCGACCTGTATCAGGCGAATCACCTCACCCTGCTGAACAGCATCAGGGAGAAGCTCTACACCCTTGATGATGACCTGACCGTGTATCCGGGACATGGTCCGGAAACGACGATCGGTGAAGAGAAGACCGGCAACCCTTTTGTCAGGGCATAG
- a CDS encoding rhomboid family intramembrane serine protease has translation MHNIWHIAYEVSRYTGYSFFRYDNSRDAIWLKDSKKRALMCLSSVYIAEEELDEEMYYLENMNHLFSKDMDISLIESYHMAEEKHVKKYRQGGTKIIQKGITDAKSIVNNPFFRMDLQYKKPKDAGYYQRRLMSRHPFEKFMIKFTPMTYLLVCINLLVFLFNLAAIHLWDSYNLTYMMALSHYNVIAGDFYRLLSSSFLHITVDHFLFNIFALYILGKFVESIFGGWRLLIAYVITGVTSSLFSLMFVTEGISLGASGAVYGLLAIIVVHLLVNGRLSTRLLIQIAAVFIVVSLFSQLISNVNHYAHVGGLLFGALLGVLYHPKRFSSKWRIIALALLTGLSVLSFMVMHQKESSHPLTTQAMEYIDEGEYDAALDILNQSIRTNNETAATYHALGLIAEYHGDMEQARHFHDISWELDPDAEQVARHRLMQLRKERNYEEMARILGNFNTETIDDPQLKQIAEEFDNG, from the coding sequence ATGCATAATATATGGCATATCGCCTACGAAGTTTCACGCTATACAGGTTATTCTTTCTTCAGGTATGACAATTCCCGCGATGCCATATGGCTGAAGGATTCCAAGAAAAGGGCACTCATGTGCCTCTCCAGCGTCTATATCGCTGAAGAGGAGCTGGATGAGGAAATGTACTACCTCGAGAATATGAACCATCTTTTCTCAAAGGACATGGATATTTCATTGATTGAAAGCTACCACATGGCTGAAGAAAAGCATGTGAAGAAGTACAGGCAGGGCGGTACGAAGATCATACAGAAGGGGATTACGGATGCAAAGTCCATCGTAAACAATCCCTTCTTCAGGATGGACCTCCAGTATAAGAAGCCGAAAGATGCAGGATATTACCAGCGCAGGCTGATGAGCCGGCATCCATTCGAGAAGTTCATGATCAAGTTTACACCCATGACCTACCTGCTTGTATGCATCAACCTGCTGGTGTTCCTCTTCAATCTGGCAGCAATCCATCTTTGGGACTCCTATAACCTGACATATATGATGGCGCTGAGCCATTACAATGTGATTGCGGGGGACTTCTACCGGCTGCTGAGCAGCAGTTTCCTGCACATCACTGTCGACCATTTCCTCTTCAATATATTCGCACTCTATATACTGGGCAAATTCGTTGAAAGCATCTTTGGCGGATGGCGGCTGCTGATTGCATATGTCATCACCGGAGTCACCTCCAGCCTGTTCTCGCTGATGTTCGTGACGGAAGGCATTTCACTCGGTGCGAGTGGTGCAGTCTATGGGCTGCTGGCGATAATCGTCGTCCATCTCCTTGTGAACGGGCGTCTGAGCACAAGGCTGCTGATTCAGATTGCCGCCGTCTTCATCGTGGTCTCACTGTTTTCCCAGCTCATATCGAACGTGAATCATTATGCACATGTCGGCGGCCTGCTGTTCGGTGCATTGCTGGGTGTGCTCTATCATCCTAAAAGGTTCAGCAGCAAATGGCGCATCATAGCACTTGCGCTGCTCACCGGCCTATCGGTGCTTTCCTTCATGGTCATGCATCAGAAGGAATCCTCTCATCCATTGACAACCCAGGCGATGGAGTACATCGATGAGGGGGAATACGACGCTGCACTCGATATCCTCAATCAATCCATACGGACGAACAACGAGACGGCGGCCACCTATCATGCCCTCGGGCTGATTGCCGAGTATCATGGAGATATGGAGCAGGCACGTCATTTCCATGACATCAGCTGGGAGCTCGATCCAGATGCAGAGCAGGTTGCCCGCCACAGGCTCATGCAGCTTCGGAAAGAGAGGAATTATGAGGAGATGGCACGTATTTTGGGCAATTTCAATACGGAAACGATAGACGATCCACAGTTGAAGCAGATTGCCGAGGAGTTCGACAATGGCTAA
- the pstB gene encoding phosphate ABC transporter ATP-binding protein PstB, with product MKIINDTATREHPADIETVQQSQPVFQAKDFNLWYGDNHALQNIDLDFNRNEISAIIGPSGCGKSTFIKALNRMAELVPIVRTEGDILYRDQSIFDKSLTVEELRTKVGMVFQKPNPFPKSIYDNVAYGARVHGIRNKKVLDQVVEKSLKGAAIWDEVKDRLGDNAYGLSGGQQQRICIARALAIEPDVILMDEPTSALDPISTTKIEDLMQELKKDYSIIIVTHNMQQAARISDRTAFFYQGHVIEYDRTNVIFEKPKDQRTEDYVSGRFG from the coding sequence ATGAAAATAATAAATGACACGGCAACCCGGGAACATCCGGCGGACATCGAGACGGTGCAGCAGTCCCAGCCTGTATTCCAGGCGAAGGACTTCAACCTGTGGTATGGGGACAACCATGCCCTGCAGAATATCGACCTTGACTTCAACAGGAACGAAATCTCCGCAATCATCGGGCCTTCCGGCTGTGGGAAATCCACTTTCATAAAAGCCCTGAACCGCATGGCGGAACTCGTACCCATCGTCCGGACGGAAGGGGACATCCTCTACAGGGATCAGAGCATCTTCGACAAGTCGCTGACTGTGGAGGAACTGCGCACAAAAGTGGGCATGGTCTTCCAGAAGCCGAATCCATTCCCGAAATCCATCTACGACAATGTCGCCTACGGTGCACGGGTGCACGGCATACGCAATAAAAAGGTGCTGGATCAGGTGGTGGAGAAAAGCCTGAAGGGCGCAGCCATCTGGGATGAAGTGAAGGACAGGCTGGGTGATAACGCCTATGGACTTTCCGGCGGTCAGCAGCAGAGGATCTGCATTGCCCGCGCACTGGCGATTGAACCGGATGTCATACTGATGGATGAACCGACAAGCGCCCTCGACCCGATTTCCACAACCAAAATCGAAGATCTGATGCAGGAGCTGAAGAAGGACTACAGCATCATCATCGTCACGCACAATATGCAGCAGGCCGCGAGGATTTCAGATCGCACTGCATTCTTCTATCAGGGCCACGTCATCGAATACGACAGAACAAATGTCATCTTCGAGAAACCGAAGGACCAGCGCACGGAAGACTATGTTTCAGGCAGGTTCGGGTAA
- a CDS encoding ROK family glucokinase, giving the protein MKHILATDIGGTTCKMGVFTPELELLHKWEIQTDTSDEGGRILGNIHQSFQSEGYSPEDTIGVGLGVPGPVDFNNGILNGAINLNWMHRKPIAAEFEALSGMSTIVDNDANVAALGEQFKGAGMGHKDVVMVTLGTGVGGGVVSNSLLIHGHGGAAGEIGHLLVDYDQRFQCNCGKKGCLETVASATGMKNLAMFYHHEHKGTRLDMAIENGTVSAKMIVEAAQEGDALGLRVIDEVAQYIAIALSHISAVTNPKYFIIGGGVSRAGRILTERIEAHYRPITFPPAYENTEIVMAELGNDAGIYGAARLVKQYLT; this is encoded by the coding sequence ATGAAGCATATATTGGCAACTGATATTGGAGGTACGACATGCAAGATGGGTGTATTCACACCTGAACTGGAACTGTTGCATAAATGGGAGATTCAAACGGATACTTCGGATGAAGGTGGCAGGATACTCGGGAATATCCATCAATCCTTCCAATCGGAAGGCTACAGCCCTGAAGATACCATTGGGGTTGGACTTGGTGTTCCGGGACCTGTGGACTTCAATAATGGGATACTGAACGGAGCCATAAACCTGAACTGGATGCATCGCAAGCCGATTGCCGCAGAGTTCGAGGCTTTGAGCGGCATGAGTACGATCGTCGACAATGATGCAAATGTGGCTGCCCTCGGAGAGCAGTTCAAAGGTGCCGGGATGGGGCACAAGGATGTCGTCATGGTGACACTCGGTACCGGTGTTGGTGGAGGCGTCGTCTCGAACAGCCTGCTCATCCATGGACATGGAGGCGCTGCCGGTGAGATCGGCCACCTGCTGGTCGACTACGACCAGCGTTTCCAGTGCAACTGCGGAAAAAAAGGCTGCCTGGAGACGGTGGCTTCCGCAACTGGAATGAAGAATCTTGCGATGTTCTATCATCATGAACATAAGGGCACCCGTCTCGATATGGCGATCGAAAATGGCACCGTGTCGGCCAAAATGATCGTGGAGGCGGCACAGGAGGGCGACGCGCTCGGTCTCCGGGTGATTGATGAAGTTGCGCAGTATATCGCAATCGCCCTCAGCCACATCTCTGCTGTAACAAACCCCAAATACTTCATCATCGGCGGAGGGGTCAGCCGCGCCGGCCGGATATTGACGGAACGGATAGAAGCGCACTACAGGCCGATCACATTCCCGCCTGCATATGAGAACACCGAAATTGTCATGGCGGAACTCGGTAACGATGCCGGTATTTATGGTGCGGCGCGTCTGGTGAAGCAATATCTGACATAA